In Phaseolus vulgaris cultivar G19833 chromosome 3, P. vulgaris v2.0, whole genome shotgun sequence, the sequence cataatctatgccctcctcttgattgtagccttttgcaactagccttgcttttttccttgtgatcacaccatcttcatctaacttgtttctgaatacccacttcgaacctataatgttcatctcatctgttctagggacaagaaaccatacctcattccttgcaaactgattcagctcttcatgcataacttcaacccacttctcattcttgagagcttcatcaattgactttggttcaatttgtgagatggaagttgtgtgcctgcagaagtttgagatggagcttcgtgtggagacaccttcctttatctgccctatgatgttttccactgacagatctctaggaatcctccactctttgggcaactcactctgttgtagaatttcaatcggttgtttctgcgaatcaaccggttgtttttctgcacagatttccaacttctccaaactgatgctctgttcatcctCTTCAGCTCTGGTCTTTGGGATTTGGATGTTTCTGTGATCTatctcatcaaagacaacatgaactgattcttctacagtcatcaacctcttatTGTAGATTCTATATAcatgacttgtgagagaataccctatgaagatgccaatatccgctttctcatcaaacttccccaagttttcctttccattgttgagaacgaaacaacTGCAGCCAAAAAATTTGAGATggttgatgttaggcttccttccattgaagagttcatatggagttttcttcaaaatgggccttataagcactctattcatcacataacaagaagtgctcactgcatccgcccaaaagtacttaggaagagatgattcactaaggattgtccttgcaagctcttcaagagatctgttcttcctctctaccacaccattctgctgtggagttcttggagcagagaagttGTGCAAAATCCCCATTTTCTCACAGAACTTActgaacttctcattttggaattctcctccatgatcacttctaatagagcctatgttgtagttctttgtattttgtaaccttcgtgctagcttcttgaatgcaaaaaaggcatcactctttgattccaagaaaagagtccaagtgaacctagaaaagtcatcaacaataacaagagcataataatttccaccaagactcatagttctcgagggtccaaagagatccatgtgaagaagttcaaggggttttaaagaagaaacaacattttttattttaaaagaacttttcacttgtttccctttttggcacatttcacaaatgtgatccctctcaaacttgagctttggtagcccaatcacaagatcccttgaaattagcttgttcaagtgattcatgtgaatatgagcaattcttctatgccaaagccaagattcatctttcttggatagaagacattcaattgaacatggtgaagagatatctagaagatacacattatttactctcttacctaccaacattacctcttttgtgttgggtagacagatttcacatgtgtttgacttaaacatcacttgatatcccttgtcacataaTTGGTTAATGCTCAACAGATTGTGCTTTAgaccttctacatagagcacatcatggatgaccaagatgtctttgtctcctatggatcctctcccaagaatccttcctttaTTGTTGTCCTCATAggtgacatgcccttcttgcttaaaggagatgctcgggaactttgatttgtcccctgtcatgtgcttggagcatccactgtccaagtaccattgttgcttgctctccttcaagatttcctacaaaaaagattttcaagtacaaagatttggtccccttatgaatgtgggtccattttgtttatattcatcaattgaatctttatttcacttaggaatccacttcataaatcCTCTACGAACAACaaattttctgattttacagaacatCACAGCAGATTTTTGGTTGTTTTGATGatccaatcggttgtttttctcgcatttttgaaaatgattttgaaaatctatcttgtttgttttgtgggttaaaaccgaatccagcttttccaaagaCACAGTTTTGACATGCTAagacactctcaaagttggatgGACCTTTagaaagtttatccacagttttaacaagatagtgaatcttattttcaagattttcgcaattttcacaaacaagagtattacacttgcaagaggagtttctgtaaatgatttcaaggttttcaaaatctgtttttgaattttctaattcctcttccagtgatcttactctgttttcaagtcagctattcttttcttttaaccgattattcaagagggccaatcggttggcttcttcatgcgtttcttgaaagggttgaagtaattgaccataattttcagagtttgaggagttagatgaacttacactacttgagtcatcctcctttctggcAATGAAGCACAGGTttaggcttttcttgttttgtcttcttttccttcttgcttaaCTTTTTGACcttgcctcctttggttcattgttaccatgagcagccttgagtgtgtcccacatctctttagcagttttgcattttgatatcctgaaaaagtcattagtatctagtgcagaagctattatgttttgagcagtacaatcaagcttgaccattttacattcatcattggtccattgagagaaaggttttgcaatgaaagaaccattctttttaaactttggaatgtaaggaccattctcaattgaatcccaaattccttgatcaatagattccacaaagattttcattctggcttcccaatacttgtaattcaatccacaaaataaaggtggtttgtagattgaagcacattcctcaaaagattgttttccaACCATAGAAAACagatttttggatcaacttgaataactttcaagaaccaagctcttgatgccaattgttagaatatatggctttaaattagaaggggggggggggttgaattgtttaaagagggttttcgaaaacttttgagccttgaatgaaattacttcgagaatatcttgattaagaaatcattttttcaaaacacaaagctaaaagcacagcaccagcaaaacaatcggttgtttcgtagaaacaatcggttgtttataccagtttacaaatatcaaaactgaatttatagagttaagggatagagaaaatacacacagagatttatactagttcactctaaacccagagctacatctagtcttctcagaaaccactgaggaacaccactaagcaatcaaacctagatcacttacaacacaaccaagaaagtgaacttgatcccctcaagacacacacttctcttggccaacacaccaacactaagaatgttgatcttgatcccctcaagaacacacaacacttctcagcaaacacacaaagattcttgttcaacaaatacaaggattacacttgttacagaagcaaatatgaaatcaatacaagcagaaatcctatctcacacactttgatcaatctcaatctctaagcaatctcaactctttgaaaaactcaaaaaacttgtgttcatttttatttctcaaatctgtttttctgaatatattcaaagatgttgtttgttatcaaatcttaacaaacttattcattacatttaatagattggtcaaaacattaaagattggagcgtaatcagttaaaacatttaatggtaccaaaacaaacaatcggttgtttcctcgaatcaatcgattgttttggttttaacagcttaaccatttgaaaaacagttttcaatcttttctaaaaacacctaagtataaaacaatcggttgtttcaacaaaacaattggttgtttttcacttagtttgaaaaacacttttcttttaaaaagattgagactgtctatgctttggattcgaTCAACGGtgaattacaaaactcaaactaccccagatcctatctaagacaactcatcaacaacaagcacaatctttcaacatccttcaaagggttttggattcttcaaagcttgaacactaTTTGGTTCAACATTCCAGGCCTTGCGTAAATATCGCATGCGCTTAAATCCGGAAAAGTGTGTGTTCGGCGTAGAAGGTggaaagttcttaggtttcatgctcactcATCGGGGCATAGAAGCTAATCCAGAAAAATGCAAGGCAATTATAGAAATGAGAAGTCCCAGTGGACTCAAAGAGATTCAACGACTAATCGGTCGTCTTACATCATTGTCTCGATTCGTACCTAAGCTGGCCGAACGAACGAGACCCATCATAAAACTATTGAAGAAAACAACTAAGTTTGAATAGACAGACGAATGTGAACAGAATTTCCTCCAGCTTAAGACATTCCTGGCATCCCCACCGGTCATCCAGAAACCTAACACATGTGAGCTTATCATAGTGTACCTCGCTGTCTCCAACGAAGCACTAAGTTCTTTTCTGGTGCAGGAAATTGAAACAGAGGAACAGCCCGTATAATTCGTTAGCCAAGTCATGCACGACACGGAGATCTGGTACCAGATGGTGGAGAAGGTCGCGTTGGCTTTAGTCATTACCTCACGACGGATGCAGATGTATTTTCATAATCATCGGGTCATAGTTAAAACTAACTATCCCATTATGAAGATCCTCACCAAACCTGACTTAGCCGGACGAATGATAGGTTGGGCAATCGAATTATCAGAGTTCCATATCGAGTACCAACCCAGGGGGGCCGTTAAATCCCAAGCACTTGCTGATTTCACAACGGAACTCACTCCTTATCCGATCGAAAAAGAAGGCATCCCGATGGACGTTGTATGTAGATAGCTCTTCGAACAGTCGTTCGTGCGGAGTAGGAGTTGTACTCGAAGGACCGGAGAGATTGTTATTGAACAGGCCATGAAGTTTGAATTTAAGACGTCAAACAACCAAGCCGAGTATGAAGCAATAATTGACGATCTACACCTGGCAGTCGAATTAGAAATAACTACTCTAATTTGCAAAAGCGATTCCCGCCTAGTCGGACAACTAACAGAAGAATATGAGGTAAGGGAGACTTTGCTTCAGCAGTATTTCCACTTTGTAAAAAATCTCTTAAGCAGATTTGAAGAAATTTCGTTCCAACACGTCCGGAGGGAGAATAATACTCGGGCAGACGCTCTCTCAAGATTGGCTACTGCCAAACAGAAAGGAGTTCATCGGTCGGTCATACACGTGACTCTAATTAAACCTAGTGTTGATGCTGAAGAATGTATGACGATCGACACTCAACCTAACTGGATGACCCCATCAAACAATATTTGATTGAAGGAGTATGCGACCCACACTTGGAAAAGACGATGAAGCAGCAGGCTGCCCGATACATACTCATTGACCAAGATCTTTATCGAAGAGGATACTCCCGTCCTCTACTAAAGTGTCTCAACCCTGAGCAAGTCACTTACGTGATGACCGAACTGCCAAAGTATTGCAAGCCAAATATTACTGGCCTACCGTGCAAGGAGATTGCACCGAATACGTCAAAAAATGTTGGAAGTGTCAGGAGTTCGGCCCCCTATCACACCAAAAACCGGAAAACTTGCATTACATTTTGTCTCCTTGGCCCTTCGTGAAGTGGGGGATGAATATTATTGGACCCTTCGTACCTGGCAAAGGACAATGCAAATTTTTGTTGGTAGGCGTCgattacttcaccaagtggatcgaagccgaACCATTGACAGCCATCACCGCCCTAAATGTCCAAAATTTTGTTTGGGAAAACATTGTCTGCAGGTTCGACCTACCTCAGGTTATCATCACAGATAACGGTCGACAATTCACCGACCGGGGATTAGCAGAGTTCTATGTAAAACTCCATATCAAACATGTTACGAGCTCGGTCGAACATCCACAAACCAACAGTCAGGCCGAAGCCGCcaacaaagtcattcttaacGACCTGAAGAAGAGACTTGGTCCAGCCAAGGGAAATTGGACTGAAGAACTTTTAGAAGTTCTCTGGGCCTATCGGTGTACCCCTCAGTCAACGACTCAGGAGACACCTTACAGTCTGACGTACGACACCGAAGCCATGATTCCTGTCGAAATAGGCGAACCCTCATTATGCTGACAAACGTTAGATTTAGACTTAAACAAAGAAAGCTTGCTGATCGGCCTCGACCTCATCAATTAATTAAGAGACAAATGCAGGAtaagagaagaagcatgcaaGATCGGGCGACaagaagatataactcgaaggtgaagccacaaagttttcaaaaaggAGACTTGGTTTGGCGCATGCGCAATGACGCTCAGAAGGACGGCGGGAAGTTTTCAAGCAATTGGGAAGGACCATTCCGTATTGACGACACAACAACCGGAGGAGTGTATTACTTAGAATATTTGTCAGGAAAATCtataccgagaacgtggaatgcctcgcatctcaaattctattacaattgataaataaaatcagtgcactctttcctcgctcggtcGTTTTgtcctaaggagggttttcgaTCGGAAAGGTTTTAACGAGacactttaaaaaatttatctccaTAAAGTATTCACCATGtttggtcagaaattaataatgttaattattaattaaattaaccgATCGTTCGGTCAGAATCATAACTTCAATGTTATTTGAATCATAACTTAAATGTTATTCACCATTTTTTGTcagaaattaataatgttaattattaattaaattaaccgATCGTTCGGTCAGAATCATAACTTCAATGTTATTCGAATCATAACTTAAATGTTATTCACCATGTTTGATCAgaatttaataatgttaattattaattaaattaaccgATCGTTCGGTCAGAATCATAACTTCAATGTTATTCGAATCATAACTTAAATGTTATTCACCATTTTTgtcaaaaattaataatgttaattattaattaaattaatcgATCGTTTGGTCAGAATCATAACTTCAATGTTATTCGAATCATAACTTAAATGTTATTCACCATTtttggtcagaaattaataatgttaattattaattaaattaaccgAACGTTCAGTAAGAATCATAACTCCAAAGTTATTTGAATCATAACTTAAATGTTATTCACCATTtttggtcagaaattaataatgttaattattaattaaattaaccgAACGTTCGGTCAGAATCATAACTCCAAAGTTATTTGAATCATAACTTAAATGTTATTCACCATTtttggtcagaaattaataatgttaattattaatTGAATTAACAGATCGTTTGGTCATAATCATAACTCCAATGTTATTCGGATCATAACTTAAATGTTATTCACCATTTTTTGTCAGAAATTGataatgtaattattaattACTTAACCGATCGTTCAGTCCGTTTTATGACTTAAGCGTTATCTACCAACtttggtcagaaattaatattagttattaacTAACCGAGTGTCCGATCAGAATTACAACACGTTATtgataaaaatcattcataccATTCGTTCCGTCAGCATGAGTACTTAATAGAAATGCATGATCACATTAAAGctgaaaagaaaagataatTATTCAAAAGCAGTAAAAATGTACGCAAAAGTAAACAATAATTTGTTCAAAGCCCACACCCCTAGTCCAGGTAATAACAAACTTAAACAATATCAATGGTTTCGTCCGGTTGCATGGTATCGTCCGGTTGAGGGGTCTCCATGGTTGGGTTCTCCATGACTTGATCAATGTCTTCGGCATCCTCACCCCCAAGCGGCATCAGTTGGCCGTTTATCACATCCATACCAGAGTCATACCGCGAGTCATCGGCCGGTACACCATGATAAAAAGCCACCTGACGAACACCCTGGTTGAACGATTCCTCATTAATGCGTAGCATGAAACCCTGAAGTTGTTCAACTTGGGAATTGAAGGATTCCTTGTCGGCAGCCAGGTCATCTTTTTCCTTTACTAAATCGTCTCGTTCGGCCATCACCTTAGTAAGCGTGGCCTTAAGAGCCTCTTGTTCTTCCTTGGCCAGCCGCGACTCCTTCTGCACATCCTCAACGGCCTTCAGAGCCTCCTTCAAAGAAAAGGCCGAGTCACCCAGCTGGCTCTTTAACTTGGGAATCGAAACTGTTTTAGCCCTCTTCAGCTCATCGCCGGTAGCCCTGCTGATCACTGCCGCTCGACACTGCAATTCCACCATCTCTTCGATTAAATCCAAGGTGGGAACAGCGGCCAAGACACCCTCGTCATCCGTGCGTAAATCGAATTGCATAGTAGGGGGCCTTAATCGGGCATCCTTTCTTCTTACCTTGAACAGGATCAGTGACGATAGGCTCGACCCACAAAATCTCCGTAGCGGTCGGCTGGGGCACGATCCCGGCAATGGCAAAGATCTTTCGACCCTTAGCCTACCTCTTAAGACTGTTCATGAATTTGCTCAGG encodes:
- the LOC137808837 gene encoding uncharacterized protein is translated as MKQQAARYILIDQDLYRRGYSRPLLKCLNPEQVTYVMTELPKFDLPQVIITDNGRQFTDRGLAEFYVKLHIKHVTSSVEHPQTNSQAEAANKVILNDLKKRLGPAKGNWTEELLEVLWAYRCTPQSTTQETPYSLTYDTEAMIPVEIGEPSLC